Proteins encoded together in one Corynebacterium liangguodongii window:
- a CDS encoding ABC transporter ATP-binding protein, with protein MIEARGIEYRSILRGVDAQFADRGVTGIIGPNGAGKTTLLKCLFGALTPTAGRVRIDATDLATLSPRDLARSVAVVSQEPSFNDRMSVAELVSLGRLPHRDRRGRGEEEIATALEKVGLLGLAHRPIAQLSGGERQRVMIARALAQRPRYLLLDEPGNHLDIHHQLDLFYILGEFDGGAVVVLHDLNQALAYCDVVYVLDGGRVAAAGAPREVLVPEVLEPIYNVRVHRAGDLFAFTREEQQ; from the coding sequence GTGATCGAGGCACGCGGTATCGAGTACCGCTCCATCCTGCGCGGGGTGGACGCGCAGTTCGCGGACCGGGGAGTCACCGGCATTATCGGGCCGAACGGGGCGGGCAAGACAACCCTGCTGAAGTGCTTGTTCGGCGCGCTCACACCGACGGCGGGCAGGGTGCGTATCGACGCCACAGACCTCGCCACACTCTCCCCGCGCGACCTCGCCCGGAGCGTCGCGGTGGTGAGCCAAGAGCCTTCCTTCAACGACCGGATGAGCGTGGCCGAGCTCGTCTCGCTCGGGCGCCTGCCGCATAGGGACCGGCGCGGGCGCGGGGAAGAAGAGATCGCCACCGCGCTGGAGAAGGTGGGCTTGCTGGGGCTGGCGCACCGGCCGATCGCGCAGCTATCCGGCGGGGAGCGGCAACGGGTGATGATCGCCCGCGCGCTCGCGCAGCGCCCCCGCTACCTGCTTCTCGATGAACCCGGCAACCACCTCGACATCCACCACCAGCTCGACCTCTTCTACATCTTGGGCGAGTTCGACGGCGGCGCCGTGGTCGTGCTCCACGACCTCAACCAGGCGCTGGCGTACTGCGATGTGGTCTACGTCCTTGACGGCGGTCGCGTCGCCGCCGCGGGAGCACCGAGAGAGGTGCTCGTGCCTGAGGTGCTTGAGCCGATCTACAACGTCCGCGTCCACCGCGCGGGCGACCTTTTTGCGTTCACACGAGAGGAACAACAATGA
- a CDS encoding DivIVA domain-containing protein: MYRVFEALDELVQTVEQAYGVPMTSNCMVPRNDVLALLDDIRNALPVEVDDAQDVLDNQDEILRGAQERADAILGDAEEQAQRIVSEAHTQSEDMLSDAQSRATLLVSNAEEDAEVTVGRAREEADSTIAGAQREAQRLIENGNQEYQRSVEQGLADQERLVSEAEVTRRADEEAHRLVEQAHSESSRLRSECDSYVDAKLAEFEETLSSVLRTVSADRSALRRGAGASGVSGSERYERTLRPERTERVERVERSSRTRRPRTDSGSADLDY; the protein is encoded by the coding sequence ATGTACCGCGTATTTGAAGCCCTCGATGAACTCGTCCAGACCGTGGAGCAGGCCTACGGCGTGCCGATGACATCAAACTGCATGGTTCCGCGAAACGACGTGCTCGCGTTGCTCGACGACATCCGTAACGCCCTGCCCGTCGAGGTTGACGATGCCCAGGATGTGCTCGACAACCAGGACGAAATCCTCCGCGGAGCCCAGGAGCGCGCCGACGCGATCCTCGGCGACGCAGAGGAGCAGGCACAGCGCATCGTCTCCGAGGCCCACACCCAGAGCGAGGACATGCTCTCCGACGCGCAGTCGCGCGCCACCCTCCTCGTCTCCAACGCGGAGGAGGACGCGGAGGTCACGGTGGGTCGCGCGCGCGAGGAGGCCGACTCGACCATTGCCGGGGCCCAGCGCGAGGCGCAGCGCCTCATCGAGAACGGCAACCAGGAATACCAGCGCTCCGTGGAGCAGGGCCTGGCGGATCAGGAACGCCTCGTCTCCGAGGCGGAGGTGACCCGCCGGGCGGACGAGGAGGCCCACCGCCTCGTCGAGCAGGCACATTCCGAATCTTCGCGCCTGCGCTCCGAGTGCGATAGCTACGTTGACGCGAAGCTCGCCGAGTTCGAAGAGACACTCTCTTCGGTGCTGCGCACTGTCTCCGCCGACCGTTCCGCGCTGCGGCGCGGGGCGGGCGCCTCGGGCGTTTCCGGCTCCGAGCGCTACGAGCGCACACTGCGCCCCGAGCGCACTGAGCGTGTCGAGCGTGTCGAGCGCAGCTCACGCACCCGCCGCCCGCGCACCGATTCCGGCAGCGCGGATCTCGATTACTAG
- a CDS encoding glycerate kinase translates to MTRITPENPASCPTIVIAPDAFKSTATAQQAAQWLSDGVASVTPHAHVITSPMADGGEGTSALFDGELITLPTTDAAGRLTEASYTFDAASATAYIDVAAASGLPKVADHPVATTGDTFGTGVLIADAETRGARRIVMGLGGSATVDGGTGILVALGVNPLNSAGYSLNPGGAALIDLADFDTAKVNIPAASVDWVLLADALVPATGPDGAAAVFGPQKGASEADVDALDRALARLCEVTGVDGSTPGFGAAGAIPVGLHWLSRLLHGNDDHVQVLPGAQVVAEASGLAARLAGADFVITGEGRCDSQTAKGKVVSVVIDAARRSDANPAVAVVSGEFRAPLPEGVTAVTLDELGDDVGVQEQLTRAGARAAEAYLRISTAQG, encoded by the coding sequence ATGACGCGTATCACCCCCGAGAACCCAGCATCCTGCCCGACCATCGTCATTGCCCCGGACGCTTTTAAGTCCACCGCCACCGCGCAGCAAGCGGCGCAGTGGCTTAGCGACGGCGTCGCGAGCGTCACCCCCCACGCCCACGTCATCACCTCCCCCATGGCCGACGGCGGCGAAGGCACCTCCGCCCTTTTTGACGGCGAGCTGATCACGCTGCCCACTACGGACGCAGCCGGCCGGCTCACCGAGGCGAGCTACACCTTCGATGCTGCGAGCGCGACCGCCTACATCGATGTCGCGGCCGCCAGCGGCCTGCCCAAGGTCGCCGATCACCCCGTCGCCACCACCGGAGACACCTTCGGCACGGGCGTGCTCATCGCCGACGCCGAGACCCGCGGCGCGCGCCGCATCGTGATGGGCCTGGGTGGTTCGGCCACCGTCGACGGCGGCACAGGAATCCTCGTCGCGCTGGGTGTCAACCCGCTTAACTCCGCCGGCTACTCGCTCAACCCCGGCGGCGCCGCGCTGATTGACCTTGCAGATTTCGACACCGCGAAGGTCAACATCCCGGCTGCCTCCGTCGACTGGGTCCTGCTCGCAGACGCGCTTGTACCCGCCACCGGGCCCGACGGCGCCGCAGCCGTCTTCGGCCCGCAAAAGGGCGCGAGCGAGGCCGATGTGGACGCGCTCGACCGCGCCCTCGCCCGGTTGTGCGAGGTCACGGGCGTGGACGGCTCCACCCCCGGCTTTGGAGCCGCCGGCGCGATCCCGGTCGGGCTGCACTGGCTCTCCCGCCTGCTCCACGGCAACGACGATCACGTACAGGTCCTGCCCGGCGCGCAGGTCGTTGCCGAGGCCAGCGGGCTCGCCGCCCGGCTTGCCGGGGCCGATTTCGTGATCACGGGCGAGGGCCGCTGCGACTCGCAGACAGCGAAGGGAAAGGTCGTCTCCGTCGTCATCGACGCCGCGCGGCGCAGCGACGCGAACCCGGCGGTCGCGGTGGTCTCCGGCGAGTTTCGCGCGCCTCTCCCCGAGGGGGTTACCGCCGTGACCCTCGATGAATTAGGCGACGATGTGGGCGTCCAAGAGCAGCTCACCCGCGCCGGCGCCCGCGCGGCTGAGGCCTACCTGAGGATCTCCACGGCCCAGGGGTAG
- a CDS encoding glycogen/starch/alpha-glucan phosphorylase, translating into MTDHATPHDNPSFSQSIPGHVRGFSGARPENSTVKKYWTGLSAAVIDQIAGNWNATKQAYAATRSQAYFSAEFLQGRALLNNLTNLGLVDDAKAVAAQHGFDLTDVLEAEHDAALGNGGLGRLAACFLDSAVTLEYPLTGYGLLYRYGLFRQEFVGGFQKEHPDAWKESFYPFIVRRGTQQRVVTFDDMSVRAVPYDMPITGYGTKNVGTLRLWDAKPMHEFDYDAFNSQRFSDAILEREAVHDLTRVLYPNDTTFAGKVLRVRQQYFFVSASLQEMIDNYIAHHGEDLSGFHKYNSIQLNDTHPVIAIPELMRLLMDSHGMGWEDAWEVTTKTFAYTNHTVLEEALERWDVAIFKQLFWRIWEIVVEIDRRYRIDMEARGIGPEEAHHFSPVHDGQVHMAWIACYGSYSVNGVAAMHTEILKRDTLRYWYELYPDHFNNKTNGVTPRRWLRMCNPRLSALLDRLMGSDAWVTDLPRLEELAHFAADDAVMGELAEIKAANKRDFAAWISQHQGIEVDPDSIFDTQIKRLHEYKRQLLNALYILDLYFRIKDDGERDLPKRTFIFGAKAAPGYVRAKGIIKLINSIAELVNNDPEVSKYLTVVFVENYNVSPAEQIIPASDVSEQISLAGKEASGTSNMKFMMNGALTLGTMDGANVEIVDAVGEDNAYVFGAREEELPELRASYNPYAAYKSVPGLKRALDALVDGTLDDASSGAFHDIRGSLLDGQGGTPDVYYVLGDFADYRATRDRMARDYVTDPLAWARKCWINICSSGRFSSDRTINDYATEVWKLERTPIEGE; encoded by the coding sequence ATGACCGACCACGCAACGCCCCACGACAACCCCTCGTTCTCCCAATCGATCCCCGGCCATGTCCGCGGGTTCTCGGGGGCGAGGCCGGAGAACTCCACGGTAAAGAAGTATTGGACGGGCCTCTCAGCTGCCGTTATAGACCAGATCGCCGGCAATTGGAACGCGACGAAACAGGCCTACGCGGCCACCAGGAGCCAGGCATATTTCTCCGCCGAGTTCCTCCAGGGCAGAGCGCTGCTGAACAACCTCACCAACCTGGGTCTTGTTGATGACGCCAAGGCCGTCGCCGCGCAGCACGGCTTCGATCTCACCGACGTGCTAGAGGCCGAGCACGATGCGGCGCTGGGAAACGGCGGCCTGGGCCGCCTCGCCGCCTGCTTTCTTGATTCCGCGGTAACCCTGGAATACCCGCTGACCGGCTACGGCCTGCTCTACCGCTACGGGCTGTTTCGCCAGGAGTTCGTGGGCGGGTTCCAAAAGGAGCACCCGGACGCGTGGAAGGAGTCGTTCTACCCGTTTATCGTGCGCCGGGGCACGCAGCAGCGCGTGGTCACGTTCGATGACATGAGCGTGCGCGCGGTGCCCTACGACATGCCGATTACCGGCTACGGTACGAAAAACGTCGGCACGCTGCGCCTGTGGGACGCCAAGCCGATGCACGAGTTTGACTACGACGCCTTTAACTCCCAACGCTTCTCCGACGCGATCTTGGAGCGCGAGGCCGTCCACGACCTCACCCGCGTGCTCTACCCCAACGACACCACTTTCGCCGGCAAGGTGCTGCGCGTGCGCCAACAGTACTTCTTCGTCTCCGCTTCGCTGCAGGAGATGATCGACAACTACATCGCCCACCACGGCGAGGACCTCTCCGGCTTCCACAAGTACAACTCCATCCAGCTCAACGACACCCACCCGGTCATCGCCATCCCCGAGCTCATGCGCCTGCTCATGGATTCCCACGGCATGGGCTGGGAGGACGCGTGGGAGGTGACCACGAAGACCTTCGCCTATACCAACCACACGGTGCTGGAGGAGGCGCTGGAGCGCTGGGACGTGGCCATTTTCAAGCAGCTGTTCTGGCGCATCTGGGAGATCGTTGTGGAGATCGACCGCCGCTACCGCATCGACATGGAGGCCCGCGGGATCGGCCCGGAGGAGGCGCACCACTTCTCCCCCGTCCACGACGGCCAGGTCCACATGGCGTGGATCGCCTGTTACGGCTCCTACTCGGTCAACGGCGTGGCGGCGATGCACACCGAGATTCTCAAGCGCGACACGTTGAGGTACTGGTACGAGCTCTACCCGGATCACTTCAACAACAAGACCAACGGCGTGACCCCGCGCCGCTGGCTGCGCATGTGCAACCCGCGCCTCTCGGCGCTGCTCGACCGCCTGATGGGGTCAGACGCTTGGGTGACCGACCTGCCCAGGCTCGAAGAGCTCGCCCACTTCGCCGCCGACGACGCCGTGATGGGTGAGCTTGCCGAGATCAAGGCGGCGAACAAGCGCGACTTCGCAGCCTGGATCTCCCAGCACCAAGGTATCGAGGTCGACCCGGATTCCATCTTCGACACCCAGATCAAGCGGCTTCACGAGTACAAGCGCCAGCTCTTAAACGCCCTCTACATCCTCGACCTCTACTTCCGTATCAAGGACGACGGGGAGCGCGACCTGCCCAAGCGCACGTTCATCTTCGGCGCGAAGGCGGCGCCGGGCTACGTGCGCGCGAAGGGCATCATCAAGCTCATCAACTCCATCGCCGAGCTGGTCAACAACGACCCCGAGGTGTCGAAGTACCTAACCGTGGTGTTCGTCGAGAACTACAACGTCTCCCCCGCCGAGCAGATCATCCCGGCCTCGGATGTCTCCGAGCAGATTTCGCTGGCCGGCAAGGAGGCCTCTGGCACCTCGAACATGAAGTTCATGATGAACGGCGCGCTCACCCTGGGCACGATGGACGGCGCGAACGTCGAGATCGTCGATGCGGTGGGCGAGGACAACGCCTACGTCTTCGGCGCGCGCGAGGAAGAGCTTCCCGAGCTGCGTGCGAGCTACAACCCCTACGCCGCCTACAAGTCGGTGCCCGGCCTCAAGCGCGCGCTCGACGCGCTCGTCGACGGCACGCTTGACGACGCCTCCTCCGGCGCCTTCCACGACATCCGCGGCTCCCTCCTCGACGGCCAGGGCGGCACCCCGGACGTCTACTACGTGCTCGGCGACTTCGCCGACTACCGCGCCACCCGCGACCGCATGGCCCGAGACTACGTCACAGACCCGCTCGCCTGGGCGCGCAAGTGCTGGATCAACATCTGCTCTTCCGGCCGCTTCTCCTCCGACCGTACGATCAACGACTACGCCACCGAGGTGTGGAAGCTCGAGCGCACGCCGATCGAGGGCGAGTAG
- a CDS encoding YceD family protein, with the protein MANPFVFNVAEAVNGDGMPVTYTQSGPSPSRIGPEMIALPAGGHVTVEATITPLGSGVLVDATATGTLDGECVRCLAPLTPEFSATVSQVFSASEDFITGAEADEDKGSGDEVFPVIDDTVDLEQAFVDEMGMNLPFNPACEPECKDTGEVPQPDGVSGEAERIDPRWAGLEKFL; encoded by the coding sequence ATGGCTAATCCTTTTGTCTTCAACGTCGCCGAAGCAGTCAACGGCGATGGAATGCCGGTGACCTACACCCAGTCGGGGCCCTCTCCCTCGCGCATCGGGCCCGAGATGATCGCACTGCCCGCCGGCGGCCACGTCACCGTCGAGGCCACCATCACCCCGCTCGGCAGCGGCGTGCTTGTCGACGCCACAGCGACCGGCACCCTCGACGGCGAGTGCGTGCGCTGCCTCGCCCCGCTGACACCTGAGTTCAGCGCCACCGTCAGCCAGGTGTTTTCCGCCTCCGAGGACTTCATCACCGGCGCCGAGGCCGACGAGGACAAGGGCTCGGGCGACGAAGTCTTCCCGGTGATCGACGACACGGTAGACCTCGAGCAAGCGTTCGTCGACGAGATGGGCATGAACCTGCCCTTCAACCCGGCCTGCGAGCCGGAGTGCAAGGACACCGGGGAGGTGCCCCAGCCCGACGGTGTCTCCGGCGAGGCCGAGCGGATTGACCCGCGCTGGGCGGGGTTGGAGAAGTTCCTATGA
- a CDS encoding DUF4921 family protein, whose product MTLPVLTTMADGTIKQINPFSGTEVWMVPGRGNRPLMSPPRDVRPLGPGELTDTCNFCQSRPLATPPEKSRIVKGGTGWDIQRDLLPDQLGASVAEFRRVPNLFEIVSYDYWSKNYGYEMPSARRRHMERYLGDPAGRAHVLDIVRTRLRASGLDASRDDASLLAHAPAYFAGGHDVIIARRHFSEGASDTSQLASSGTLTPEEHYAYIALTIDAMRDLYDLNRYVPYVAVFQNWLSAAGASFDHLHKQLVAIDERGVQSDTEIATLRRNPNMYNEWGVNYAFYNNLVIAENDHAILIAGIGHRYPTVSIYSTSATCEPWKLSEEEARGFSDLLHAAHAATGAGVASNEEWHHKPIDLDMPMPLRVNLKWRVSTLAGFEGGTKIYVNTLSPHDIRDRMVASLYQLREAGAIAPGIRIATECRPARNVLRYNPWLRASET is encoded by the coding sequence ATGACCCTCCCCGTGCTCACCACGATGGCCGACGGCACCATCAAGCAGATCAACCCCTTTTCGGGCACCGAGGTGTGGATGGTGCCGGGGCGCGGCAACCGCCCGCTTATGAGCCCGCCGCGCGACGTGCGGCCATTGGGGCCGGGGGAGCTGACGGATACCTGCAACTTCTGCCAGTCCAGGCCGCTGGCAACGCCACCGGAGAAGTCTCGCATTGTCAAAGGCGGCACGGGGTGGGACATCCAGCGCGACCTGCTGCCCGATCAGCTCGGGGCGAGCGTGGCGGAGTTCCGGCGCGTCCCCAACCTCTTCGAGATCGTCTCCTACGACTACTGGAGCAAAAACTACGGCTACGAGATGCCGTCGGCGCGACGCCGCCACATGGAGCGCTACCTGGGAGATCCGGCCGGGCGCGCACACGTCCTCGACATCGTGCGCACGCGGCTGCGCGCGAGCGGGCTCGACGCCTCGCGTGACGACGCCTCCTTGCTCGCCCACGCCCCCGCCTACTTCGCCGGTGGCCACGACGTCATCATTGCCAGGCGCCACTTCTCCGAGGGGGCGAGCGATACCTCTCAGCTCGCTTCCTCGGGCACGCTGACCCCAGAGGAGCACTACGCCTACATCGCATTGACCATCGACGCGATGCGCGACCTCTACGACCTCAACCGCTACGTGCCGTACGTGGCGGTGTTCCAGAACTGGCTCTCAGCGGCGGGTGCCTCCTTCGACCACCTGCACAAACAGCTCGTCGCCATCGACGAGCGCGGAGTGCAATCCGACACCGAGATCGCCACACTGCGCCGCAACCCCAACATGTATAACGAGTGGGGCGTCAACTACGCGTTCTACAACAACCTCGTCATCGCCGAGAATGACCACGCTATCCTCATCGCCGGCATCGGCCACCGCTACCCCACCGTGAGCATCTACTCGACGTCGGCAACCTGCGAGCCGTGGAAGCTCAGCGAGGAAGAGGCACGCGGGTTCTCCGACCTGCTCCACGCCGCCCACGCCGCCACCGGCGCGGGCGTGGCTAGCAACGAGGAGTGGCACCACAAGCCAATCGACCTCGATATGCCCATGCCCCTGCGGGTGAACCTGAAGTGGAGGGTATCCACGCTGGCCGGGTTCGAGGGCGGGACGAAGATCTACGTCAACACGCTCTCCCCGCACGACATCAGGGATAGGATGGTTGCCAGCCTGTATCAGCTGCGGGAGGCTGGCGCGATAGCGCCGGGGATTCGCATAGCTACCGAATGCCGCCCGGCGCGAAACGTATTGCGCTACAACCCGTGGCTGCGCGCAAGCGAGACGTAG
- a CDS encoding amidohydrolase, producing the protein MSDKARVREIVNSYTVDPVWQRRLYEILHSNPELSMQEEETHRRILTELKRFDCEIIAPIGGFGVVAIFRNGEGPRVLFRADFDALPVTEATGVTFASHKVVTGRDGKHVGTMHACGHDVHTAALLGLCDFMDNTRADWAGTFIALFQPGEETSEGAMSMVDDDLTTRVPRPDICLGQHVMPGRAGQVMSKAGPQFAACDSIRITIPGRSAHGSMPHNAIDPTFTAAMIIARLQGIVGREVDPNDFAVISVGTMQAGSVTNIIPATAELTLNCRFYSDKTKGKIYGSIERVVHAEVLASGITDKPTIEYFAHGEMLTNDPTVFHRVRPYFDAVFGTDSVNAPRKTVSEDFPFIPMAFGVPYFFWLIGCTPREQWDAAVAADRVAEDIPVNHMATFLPEYEPTIEAANRAAATAVLTFMAR; encoded by the coding sequence GTGAGTGATAAAGCCAGGGTTCGTGAGATCGTCAACAGCTACACCGTCGACCCGGTGTGGCAGCGCCGCCTCTACGAGATTCTCCACTCCAACCCCGAGCTTTCCATGCAAGAAGAGGAGACGCACCGCCGGATCCTCACCGAGCTCAAACGCTTCGACTGCGAGATCATCGCCCCGATCGGCGGCTTCGGCGTCGTCGCCATCTTCCGCAACGGTGAGGGCCCTCGCGTGCTCTTCCGCGCCGACTTCGACGCGCTGCCCGTCACGGAGGCCACCGGCGTGACCTTCGCCTCGCACAAGGTGGTCACCGGCCGAGACGGAAAGCACGTGGGCACCATGCACGCCTGCGGCCACGACGTGCACACCGCGGCGCTGCTGGGGCTTTGCGACTTCATGGACAACACCCGCGCGGACTGGGCGGGGACGTTTATCGCGCTGTTTCAGCCGGGCGAGGAGACCTCGGAGGGGGCGATGAGCATGGTCGACGACGACCTGACAACCCGCGTCCCCCGCCCCGACATCTGCCTCGGCCAGCACGTCATGCCCGGCCGCGCCGGCCAGGTGATGTCCAAGGCGGGCCCGCAGTTCGCCGCCTGCGACTCGATCCGGATCACCATCCCGGGCCGCAGCGCCCACGGCTCGATGCCGCATAACGCCATCGACCCCACCTTTACCGCGGCGATGATCATTGCCAGGCTGCAGGGCATCGTCGGCCGCGAGGTCGACCCCAACGACTTCGCCGTGATCAGCGTGGGCACCATGCAGGCGGGCTCGGTCACCAACATCATCCCGGCGACCGCGGAGCTGACGTTGAACTGCCGCTTCTACTCCGATAAGACGAAGGGGAAGATCTACGGCTCCATCGAGCGGGTCGTCCACGCCGAGGTGCTCGCCTCCGGCATAACTGACAAGCCCACAATCGAGTACTTCGCCCACGGCGAGATGCTCACCAACGACCCCACCGTCTTCCACCGGGTGCGCCCCTACTTCGACGCCGTCTTCGGCACCGACTCGGTCAACGCCCCGCGCAAGACGGTCTCCGAGGACTTCCCTTTCATTCCCATGGCGTTTGGCGTTCCCTACTTCTTCTGGCTCATCGGCTGCACGCCGCGCGAGCAGTGGGACGCCGCCGTGGCCGCCGACCGCGTCGCCGAGGATATCCCGGTCAACCACATGGCAACGTTCTTGCCGGAGTACGAGCCGACCATCGAGGCCGCCAACCGCGCGGCGGCCACAGCGGTGCTCACGTTTATGGCGCGGTAG
- the gdhA gene encoding NADP-specific glutamate dehydrogenase, which yields MTTIDEEVAGYYDKLVRRNAGEVEFHQAVAEVLDSLKIVLEKDRHYADYGLIERLCEPERQIMFRVPWMDDNNDIRVNRGFRVQFNSALGPYKGGLRFHPSVNLGIIKFLGFEQIFKNSLTGLPIGGGKGGSDFDPKGKSEGEIMRFCQAFMTELWRHIGQYRDVPAGDIGVGGREIGYLFGQYRRLANQHESGVLTGKGLNWGGSLVRTEATGYGCVYFTNEMMKARGESLDGAKVIVSGSGNVAIYAIEKAQELGATVLGFSDSTGWVETPNGVDVELLKDIKEVRRERVSEYVEEAQGATYHENGSIWDLTADVALPCATQNELDGEHAKGLVERGVRYVAEGANMPSTPEAIEVFRDNKVSFGPGKAANAGGVATSALEMQQNASRDSWSFDYTDERLHGIMSNIFTMADETAKEYGREGDYVVGSNIAGFKKVADAMLAQGVI from the coding sequence ATGACCACTATTGATGAGGAAGTAGCCGGCTACTACGACAAGCTCGTTCGGCGCAACGCGGGCGAGGTGGAGTTCCACCAGGCGGTCGCCGAGGTCCTCGACTCGCTCAAGATCGTCCTTGAAAAAGACCGCCACTACGCGGACTACGGCCTGATCGAGCGGCTCTGCGAGCCCGAGCGCCAGATTATGTTCCGCGTGCCCTGGATGGATGACAACAACGACATCCGCGTCAACCGCGGCTTCCGCGTCCAGTTCAACTCCGCGCTCGGCCCCTACAAGGGCGGCCTGCGATTCCACCCGTCGGTCAATCTCGGCATCATCAAGTTCTTGGGCTTCGAGCAGATCTTCAAAAACTCCCTCACCGGCCTGCCCATTGGCGGCGGCAAGGGCGGCTCCGACTTCGACCCGAAGGGTAAGTCCGAGGGCGAGATTATGCGCTTTTGCCAGGCGTTCATGACCGAGCTGTGGCGCCACATCGGCCAGTACCGCGACGTGCCCGCCGGCGACATCGGCGTCGGCGGCCGCGAGATCGGCTACCTCTTCGGCCAGTACCGCCGCCTGGCCAACCAGCACGAATCCGGTGTCCTTACCGGCAAGGGGCTGAACTGGGGCGGCTCCCTCGTGCGCACCGAGGCCACCGGATATGGCTGCGTCTACTTCACCAACGAGATGATGAAGGCGCGCGGCGAGTCGCTCGACGGCGCCAAGGTGATCGTCTCCGGCTCCGGTAACGTGGCCATCTACGCTATCGAAAAGGCCCAGGAGCTCGGCGCCACCGTGCTCGGCTTCTCCGATTCCACCGGCTGGGTGGAGACCCCGAACGGCGTCGACGTTGAGCTGCTCAAGGACATCAAGGAAGTCCGGCGCGAGCGGGTCAGCGAGTACGTCGAGGAAGCCCAGGGTGCGACCTACCACGAAAACGGCAGCATCTGGGACCTCACCGCCGATGTCGCGCTGCCGTGTGCAACCCAAAACGAGCTCGACGGCGAGCACGCCAAGGGCCTTGTTGAGCGCGGTGTGCGCTACGTTGCCGAGGGCGCGAACATGCCCTCGACCCCGGAGGCCATCGAGGTATTCCGCGACAACAAGGTCAGCTTCGGGCCGGGCAAGGCTGCGAACGCGGGCGGCGTGGCCACCTCGGCCCTGGAGATGCAGCAAAACGCCTCGCGCGATTCCTGGAGCTTTGACTACACGGACGAGCGTCTCCACGGCATTATGTCCAACATCTTCACGATGGCGGACGAGACCGCGAAGGAGTACGGCCGTGAGGGCGACTACGTCGTCGGCTCCAACATCGCCGGCTTCAAGAAGGTTGCCGATGCCATGCTTGCCCAGGGTGTGATCTAG
- a CDS encoding ABC transporter substrate-binding protein, whose protein sequence is MNPTFARTGMILAAATLLCSCAPAPDSEAAYTVANCGREVAFTHAPERVVLQDSTAVATLDGLGVLDKVVAKAGFFPREYFTDAVNAQLDAIPSLSDRLNNTGHIQITKEAVMADNPDLIVGYSDTVNPETAGAVPILSEPGFCGEITSASWADVGAQIDLYARAMGVPERAGAVIKGVDTRIAHLDASVGEGRSVAFVYPGLEGGTTYGYGAASMAAPVAASLGLRNVFADVGERVFDISAEQLVAANPDVIVVLNSGEDDAVGAVTSLPGADSIAAVRSGEVVPMYLSFIEPASPLSVAGAEALQDALAHSASSAGEG, encoded by the coding sequence ATGAACCCCACATTCGCCCGAACCGGGATGATTCTAGCCGCCGCAACGCTGCTGTGCTCCTGCGCGCCGGCCCCAGACTCCGAGGCCGCCTACACCGTGGCCAACTGTGGGCGCGAGGTTGCGTTTACCCACGCCCCCGAGCGCGTCGTGCTGCAGGACTCCACGGCGGTGGCCACGCTCGATGGCCTCGGCGTGCTTGACAAGGTCGTGGCCAAGGCGGGCTTCTTCCCGCGCGAGTACTTCACCGATGCCGTCAACGCCCAGCTCGACGCCATCCCGTCGCTGTCGGACCGCCTCAACAACACCGGGCACATCCAGATCACCAAAGAGGCCGTCATGGCCGACAACCCCGACCTCATCGTCGGCTACAGCGACACCGTCAACCCGGAGACCGCCGGGGCGGTCCCGATCCTCTCCGAGCCGGGGTTTTGTGGCGAAATCACCTCCGCGAGCTGGGCGGATGTGGGTGCCCAGATTGACCTCTACGCCCGCGCGATGGGGGTGCCGGAGCGGGCGGGGGCGGTGATAAAGGGCGTCGATACGCGTATTGCCCATCTCGATGCCTCCGTGGGCGAGGGCAGGAGCGTCGCATTCGTCTACCCCGGGCTCGAAGGCGGGACGACCTACGGCTACGGGGCGGCCTCGATGGCGGCGCCGGTTGCCGCATCGCTCGGGCTGCGCAACGTCTTCGCGGACGTGGGCGAGCGGGTCTTCGACATCAGCGCGGAGCAGCTCGTGGCGGCAAACCCCGACGTCATCGTCGTGCTCAACTCCGGGGAGGACGACGCCGTGGGCGCGGTGACATCGCTGCCCGGAGCGGACTCCATTGCGGCGGTGCGCTCTGGCGAGGTTGTACCGATGTATCTATCTTTCATCGAGCCCGCCTCGCCGCTGAGCGTTGCGGGGGCGGAGGCGCTGCAGGACGCACTGGCTCATTCCGCGTCGTCGGCCGGGGAGGGGTGA